In Aegilops tauschii subsp. strangulata cultivar AL8/78 chromosome 3, Aet v6.0, whole genome shotgun sequence, one genomic interval encodes:
- the LOC109744239 gene encoding putative ataxin-3 homolog, producing MDAAGAGASNGGLLYHEVQEGKLCAVHCVNTALQGPFFSEFDLAALAADLDQRERQVMLQGAATVAAGDFLAEGEGSHNVSLGGDFSIQVLQKALEVWDLQVLPLDSPAAGSSLFDPELEIAFICHLQDHWFCIRKVNEEWYNFNSLYPAPEHLSKFYLSAFIDTLKGAGWSIFAVRGNFPKECPMATEGSNGFGQWLTPEDARKITASCNQVPAPTQQGAVSQLGGQSAGMSEMDIIAAQQEEADLNAAIAASLMDAGGPFGSQSAPQQESRPQPSYVVEQGANVTTSVAVGEDSYVVEQGANEAEASEPGSDTIEGSAPGSYPRERSPPSERR from the exons ATGgacgccgccggcgccggcgcgagCAACGGGGGCCTGCTGTACCACGAGGTGCAGGAGGGGAAGCTGTGCGCCGTGCACTGCGTCAACACCGCCCTGCAGGGGCCCTTCTTCTCCGAGTTCGACCTCGCCGCGCTCGCCGCCGACCTCGACCAGCGCGAGCGCCAGGTCATGCTGCAGGGCGCCGCCACCGTCGCCGCGGGGGACTTCCTCGCCGAGGGCGAGGGCTCCCACAAcgtctccctcggcggcgacttcaGCATCCAG GTTCTGCAGAAGGCACTGGAAGTCTGGGACCTCCAAGTTCTTCCCCTTGACTCCCCAGCAGCTGGGTCATCCCTATTTGACCCAGAGCTAGAAATTGCTTTCATTTGCCACCTTCAGGACCACTGGTTCTGCATCAGGAAGGTGAATGAGGAGTGGTATAACTTCAACAGTCTCTACCCTGCTCCTGAGCATCTGTCAAAGTTCTACCTCTCAGCTTTCATTGACACCCTGAAGGGGGCAGGCTGGAGCATTTTTGCTGTTAGGGGCAATTTCCCTAAAGAGTGTCCCATGGCGACAGAAGGCTCCAATGGTTTCGGGCAGTGGCTGACTCCTGAAGATGCCCGGAAGATAACAGCCTCTTGTAACCAGGTGCCAGCACCCACTCAACAGGGAGCAGTCTCTCAGCTCGGTGGTCAGTCAGCAGGCATGAGTGAAATGGACATCATCGCAGCACAGCAGGAAGAAGCTGACCTGAACGCCGCTATAGCTGCCAGCCTGATGGACGCTGGGGGTCCATTTGGCAGCCAGAGTGCTCCTCAACAAGAATCCAGGCCCCAGCCTAGCTATGTGGTGGAGCAAGGAGCTAATGTAACTACCTCTGTGGCAGTGGGGGAAGATAGCTATGTGGTGGAGCAAGGAGCTAATGAAGCTGAAGCAAGCGAGCCGGGCAGCGATACCATAGAGGGGTCCGCCCCAGGCAGCTACCCGAGGGAGAGGTCTCCCCCTTCGGAGAGAAGATAG